The Pseudofrankia inefficax genome window below encodes:
- a CDS encoding aromatic ring-hydroxylating oxygenase subunit alpha produces the protein MDRNELIDITRRALKISMDKTTDMMPSERIVPAAIYTSQELFEREREYVRRAPQLVGYRSELPEPGSYTTKQVMDVAVLLTRDDDGAVRAFQNVCAHRQAKVAEGCGVAERFTCPYHAWSYNKVGALVSAPGRDGFPTAMKGAGLTELPAAEHAGFLWVGLDPDGGPLDIASHLGDLGPELASWGIGDWNSVGEKVLDAPANWKLALDTFGENYHFASVHQNTFALLARSNCALFDTYGPHHRLIFPLQNITELADKPESEWEPLHNFVVIYAIFPNIVMSVTFINGEIFRVYPGEKAGHSITVHQNATTLDVSDEAGRKGADDIFEYAHSSVRDEDYPLAAKVQANMESGARPNLTFGRNEPGLHHRHACMDEVLGAVAAH, from the coding sequence ATCGACCGCAACGAGCTCATCGACATCACGCGGCGAGCGCTCAAGATCTCGATGGACAAGACGACCGACATGATGCCCAGCGAGCGCATCGTGCCGGCGGCTATCTACACCAGCCAGGAGCTGTTCGAGCGCGAGCGCGAGTATGTCCGCCGCGCCCCGCAGCTCGTCGGCTACCGCTCCGAGCTGCCCGAGCCCGGCAGTTACACCACGAAGCAGGTGATGGACGTCGCGGTGCTGCTGACCCGCGACGACGACGGCGCCGTCCGCGCCTTCCAGAACGTCTGCGCGCACCGGCAGGCCAAGGTCGCCGAGGGCTGCGGTGTCGCCGAGCGGTTCACCTGCCCGTACCACGCCTGGAGCTACAACAAGGTGGGCGCGCTGGTCAGCGCCCCGGGCCGCGACGGCTTCCCGACCGCCATGAAGGGTGCCGGGCTGACCGAGCTGCCCGCCGCCGAGCACGCCGGCTTCCTCTGGGTCGGCCTCGACCCGGACGGCGGGCCGCTGGACATCGCGTCCCACCTCGGCGACCTCGGCCCCGAGCTCGCGTCCTGGGGCATCGGCGACTGGAACTCGGTCGGCGAGAAGGTGCTCGACGCGCCGGCCAACTGGAAGCTCGCGCTCGACACGTTCGGCGAGAACTACCACTTCGCCTCGGTGCACCAGAACACCTTCGCGCTGCTGGCCCGCAGCAACTGCGCGCTGTTCGACACCTACGGCCCGCACCACCGGCTGATCTTCCCGCTGCAGAACATCACCGAGCTCGCGGACAAGCCGGAGAGCGAGTGGGAGCCGCTGCACAACTTCGTGGTGATCTACGCGATCTTCCCGAACATCGTGATGTCGGTGACCTTCATCAACGGTGAGATCTTCCGCGTCTACCCGGGCGAGAAGGCCGGCCACTCGATCACCGTGCACCAGAACGCGACGACGCTGGACGTCTCGGACGAGGCCGGGCGCAAGGGCGCGGACGACATCTTCGAGTACGCGCACTCCAGCGTCCGTGACGAGGACTACCCCCTGGCCGCCAAGGTCCAGGCCAACATGGAGTCCGGCGCGCGGCCGAACCTCACGTTCGGCCGCAACGAGCCCGGTCTGCACCACCGGCACGCCTGCATGGACGAGGTCCTGGGCGCGGTCGCCGCGCACTGA
- a CDS encoding thiamine pyrophosphate-dependent enzyme, protein MGERRTTGQALVDGLLAHGVDTVFGLPGVQTYALFDALGERSAEIALVGARHEQACAYMALGYAQSSGRTGVCTVVPGPGILNAAAGLLTAAGTGTPVVCLTSDVPTAYAGRGMGHLHEMPDQLATVRSFVKWAEAIRHPAQAPALLAEAFARAVSGRPGPVVLQAPWDVLGMAAEVPAPRVRPPDPPPPVDEPAVRAAADLLAAARDPMIMIGGGARHAGAEVRALAELLGAPVVAQRGGRGVLRDDDPYAFTGAAGFARWADTDVLLMLGTRGELTWFRWPERTPGPRLVSIDIDPRQHVWRAPAVAVTADARDAAAALVGLLRDRNAGGQAPRGADPGERAAGEPAPPAPRASRARRFAAVKEGFRADVASRLRPHADYLAAIRAALPEDGYFVEEISQVGFASLFAFPVYAPRHFVTAGHQGTLGFGFPTALGVKAAHRDRAVVSVTGDGGFLFGAAELATAVQHGLGVVTVVFDNGAYGNVKADQDRLFGREVGSVLRNPDFVALAQAFGADGVRAESPDGLRDAVAGALATGRPTVVHVPMPLDPAVTPWTYLTPVAAPARPGDDTGPGPGGATGE, encoded by the coding sequence ATGGGCGAGCGGCGCACGACCGGGCAGGCGCTGGTCGACGGGCTGCTCGCCCATGGCGTGGACACCGTGTTCGGGCTGCCAGGGGTGCAGACCTATGCGCTGTTCGACGCGCTGGGCGAGCGGTCGGCCGAGATCGCGCTGGTCGGCGCCCGCCACGAGCAGGCCTGCGCGTACATGGCCCTCGGCTACGCGCAGTCCAGCGGGCGGACGGGCGTGTGCACCGTCGTCCCGGGCCCGGGCATCCTCAACGCCGCCGCCGGCCTGCTGACCGCGGCCGGCACCGGGACCCCCGTCGTCTGCCTGACCTCGGACGTGCCGACCGCCTACGCAGGCAGAGGCATGGGCCATCTGCACGAGATGCCCGACCAGCTGGCGACCGTGCGCTCGTTCGTGAAATGGGCCGAGGCGATCCGCCACCCGGCGCAGGCACCGGCCCTGCTCGCCGAGGCGTTCGCCCGGGCGGTGTCGGGGCGGCCCGGCCCGGTGGTGCTGCAGGCCCCCTGGGACGTCCTCGGCATGGCGGCCGAGGTTCCCGCGCCGCGGGTCCGGCCGCCGGACCCGCCGCCACCCGTCGACGAGCCCGCCGTGCGCGCCGCAGCGGACCTGCTGGCCGCGGCACGCGACCCGATGATCATGATCGGGGGCGGCGCCCGGCACGCCGGCGCCGAGGTCCGGGCGCTCGCCGAGCTGCTCGGGGCGCCGGTGGTGGCGCAGCGCGGCGGCCGCGGGGTGCTGCGCGACGACGACCCGTACGCCTTCACCGGCGCCGCCGGTTTCGCGCGGTGGGCCGACACCGACGTGCTGCTGATGCTCGGCACCCGTGGCGAGCTGACCTGGTTCCGCTGGCCCGAGCGGACCCCGGGCCCGCGCCTGGTGAGTATCGACATCGACCCGCGCCAGCACGTCTGGCGCGCCCCGGCGGTGGCCGTCACCGCCGACGCCCGCGACGCGGCGGCCGCCCTCGTGGGCCTCCTGCGGGACCGGAACGCGGGAGGCCAGGCCCCGCGCGGGGCCGACCCGGGGGAGCGGGCGGCCGGGGAGCCGGCGCCGCCCGCGCCACGGGCCTCCCGGGCGAGGCGGTTCGCGGCGGTCAAGGAAGGGTTCCGTGCCGACGTCGCGAGCCGGCTGCGCCCGCACGCCGACTACCTGGCCGCGATCCGGGCCGCGCTGCCCGAGGACGGCTACTTCGTCGAGGAGATCTCCCAGGTCGGCTTCGCCTCGCTGTTCGCCTTCCCGGTCTACGCGCCGCGCCACTTCGTCACGGCCGGTCACCAGGGCACGCTGGGCTTCGGCTTCCCGACCGCGCTCGGGGTGAAGGCCGCGCACCGGGACCGGGCGGTGGTCTCGGTGACCGGCGACGGCGGCTTCCTGTTCGGGGCGGCGGAGCTCGCCACCGCCGTCCAGCACGGGCTGGGCGTCGTCACCGTCGTCTTCGACAACGGCGCCTACGGCAACGTCAAGGCCGACCAGGACCGGCTGTTCGGCCGGGAGGTCGGCTCCGTGCTGCGCAACCCGGACTTCGTCGCGCTGGCCCAGGCGTTCGGCGCCGACGGCGTGCGGGCTGAGAGCCCCGACGGCCTGCGCGACGCGGTCGCGGGGGCGCTGGCCACCGGCCGCCCGACGGTCGTCCACGTCCCGATGCCGCTGGACCCGGCGGTCACGCCGTGGACTTACCTCACCCCCGTCGCCGCCCCGGCCCGGCCCGGCGACGACACCGGCCCAGGACCCGGGGGCGCTACCGGCGAGTAG
- a CDS encoding PASTA domain-containing protein codes for MARGWAAGDAAGDKDGPWPEGRRAWERLERWRDRRGRAGDADLGNAALDALSDVGTLRRLLDQAELTAVRTARGHRRSWAEIATRLGVTRQSAWERWRDLDEDLPERTPAPGDDVETAVLNDAARAEIARRARELAERSLRDDAAEAFGGPRPLPSDAAGEDPPGSGTKRRGRRYRTSIVPNVVTLPIDEARRKLAESGFVGVAVGLGDGPGAPLVAITPEPGAVVSSQAPEAGARVDAGATVRLWVRAGGGSAGVREPRRPFPAAPPARALRLEPGTGDAVAAAAE; via the coding sequence ATGGCCAGGGGCTGGGCCGCGGGGGACGCCGCGGGGGACAAGGACGGGCCGTGGCCCGAGGGCCGCCGGGCCTGGGAGCGGCTGGAGCGCTGGCGCGACCGGCGCGGTCGCGCCGGGGACGCCGACCTCGGGAACGCGGCGCTGGACGCGCTCAGCGACGTCGGGACGCTGCGCCGGCTGCTGGACCAGGCGGAGCTGACGGCGGTGCGGACCGCCCGCGGCCACCGACGCTCCTGGGCCGAGATCGCGACCCGGCTCGGCGTCACCCGCCAGTCCGCCTGGGAACGATGGCGCGACCTGGACGAGGACCTGCCGGAGCGGACACCGGCGCCGGGCGACGACGTCGAGACGGCCGTGCTGAACGACGCGGCCAGGGCCGAGATCGCCAGGCGGGCCCGCGAACTCGCCGAGCGGTCCCTGCGGGACGACGCGGCCGAGGCGTTCGGCGGCCCGCGACCGCTGCCGTCCGACGCTGCCGGCGAGGACCCGCCCGGGTCCGGCACGAAGCGCCGAGGCCGGCGGTACCGGACGTCGATCGTGCCGAACGTCGTCACCCTGCCGATCGACGAGGCCCGCCGGAAGCTCGCGGAGTCAGGGTTCGTGGGCGTCGCGGTCGGCCTCGGCGACGGGCCCGGTGCGCCGCTGGTCGCGATCACGCCGGAGCCGGGCGCGGTGGTCTCCAGCCAGGCCCCGGAGGCCGGCGCCCGCGTCGACGCCGGAGCGACGGTCCGCCTGTGGGTCCGCGCCGGCGGCGGTTCCGCCGGCGTCCGGGAGCCGCGCCGGCCGTTCCCTGCGGCCCCGCCCGCCCGTGCGCTGCGCCTGGAGCCCGGCACCGGTGACGCCGTCGCCGCGGCGGCCGAGTGA
- the phnD gene encoding phosphate/phosphite/phosphonate ABC transporter substrate-binding protein, with protein sequence MIRRLRTSAMIAGVAALSLAAVAACGSSDGGSTTAASSSSPAETGTFADSPGTIVFATVPDQAGSDSNWKPLEEYIAKQTGYKVKFFPTSDYTALIAAAVAGKVDVAAFSGLTYVNATNKGAKQQVVSAVIASAGLTDPGYYSEAIVPKGSDITSVAGFKGKTVCFVSKSSTSGFLFPMLALNKAGINIEASGADASGNPTFADFKASFAGAHDKSVQAVASKQCDAGFAEDSEAEAAAKDGSVTVLDKQYVPGGPITISTALPKSVQAKLTSALSSVTLDQISAAGITVTDGFKSSFQAAKPETDAYYDTIRSICTKVTAAKCAK encoded by the coding sequence GTGATCAGAAGGCTCCGTACCTCGGCGATGATCGCCGGTGTCGCCGCGCTGTCGCTCGCGGCTGTCGCCGCCTGTGGCTCGTCCGACGGCGGCAGCACCACGGCCGCCAGCTCCTCCAGCCCCGCCGAGACGGGCACCTTCGCCGACAGCCCGGGGACGATCGTCTTCGCGACCGTGCCCGACCAGGCCGGTTCGGACTCGAACTGGAAGCCGCTCGAGGAGTACATCGCCAAGCAGACCGGCTACAAGGTCAAGTTCTTCCCGACCAGCGACTACACCGCGCTCATCGCCGCCGCGGTCGCCGGCAAGGTCGACGTCGCCGCGTTCTCGGGCCTGACCTACGTCAACGCCACCAACAAGGGCGCGAAGCAGCAGGTCGTCTCGGCCGTCATCGCCTCGGCCGGCCTGACCGACCCGGGCTACTACTCGGAGGCCATCGTCCCCAAGGGCTCGGACATCACCTCGGTGGCCGGCTTCAAGGGCAAGACGGTCTGCTTCGTCTCGAAGAGCTCGACCTCGGGCTTCCTGTTCCCGATGCTCGCGCTCAACAAGGCCGGCATCAACATCGAGGCCTCGGGCGCGGACGCCAGCGGCAACCCGACCTTCGCCGACTTCAAGGCGTCCTTCGCCGGTGCTCACGACAAGTCGGTCCAAGCCGTCGCGTCGAAGCAGTGTGACGCGGGCTTCGCCGAGGACTCCGAGGCCGAGGCCGCCGCGAAGGACGGCTCCGTCACCGTCCTGGACAAGCAGTACGTCCCCGGTGGGCCGATCACCATCTCGACCGCGCTGCCCAAGAGCGTCCAGGCCAAGCTCACCTCCGCCCTGAGCAGCGTCACGCTTGACCAGATCTCGGCCGCGGGCATCACCGTCACCGACGGCTTCAAGAGCAGCTTCCAGGCCGCGAAGCCCGAGACCGACGCCTACTACGACACGATCCGCAGCATCTGCACCAAGGTCACCGCCGCGAAGTGCGCCAAGTAG
- the phnC gene encoding phosphonate ABC transporter ATP-binding protein, with the protein MNSAAASPVISVSGVTKKFGATQALHDVNLTVEPGEVVVLLGLSGSGKSTLLRHLDGLEFPTSGTVEVLGSNVPKLRPKALRALRGRVGMIFQQFELVPSLTVLENVLTGALSRLTGPRLGIWAYPKSFRLAALNHLDRVGLLEKAYQRADQLSGGQQQRVAIARALMQNPEVLLADEPVASLDPESSGQIMRLIREIAADDGLTVVCSLHQVDLALDWGDRIVGLRRGEVVLDTPTEGLGKAQVMEIYGRVTTSTAELNAIERELTGVPIEVPTQEDGTAEAADTSVPVQDGTV; encoded by the coding sequence ATGAACAGCGCGGCGGCCTCCCCGGTCATCTCTGTCAGTGGCGTCACCAAGAAGTTCGGCGCCACGCAAGCACTCCACGACGTCAACCTGACCGTGGAACCCGGGGAGGTCGTCGTGCTGCTCGGGCTTTCCGGCTCGGGCAAGTCGACCCTGCTCCGGCATCTCGACGGCCTGGAGTTCCCCACCTCGGGCACGGTCGAGGTCCTGGGCAGCAACGTTCCCAAGCTGCGGCCCAAGGCCCTGCGCGCGCTGCGCGGGCGGGTCGGCATGATCTTCCAGCAGTTCGAGCTGGTGCCGTCCCTGACGGTGCTGGAGAACGTGCTGACCGGCGCGCTCTCACGCCTGACCGGCCCACGCCTCGGGATCTGGGCGTACCCCAAGAGCTTCCGGCTCGCCGCGCTGAACCACCTGGACCGCGTCGGCCTGCTGGAGAAGGCCTATCAGCGGGCCGACCAGCTCTCCGGCGGCCAGCAGCAGCGCGTGGCGATCGCCCGGGCGCTGATGCAGAATCCCGAGGTCCTCCTCGCGGACGAGCCCGTCGCGAGCCTCGACCCCGAGTCCAGCGGCCAGATCATGCGGCTGATCCGCGAGATCGCCGCCGACGACGGCCTGACCGTCGTGTGCAGCCTGCACCAGGTCGACCTCGCGCTGGACTGGGGCGACCGGATCGTCGGGCTGCGCCGGGGTGAGGTCGTCCTGGACACCCCGACCGAGGGCCTCGGCAAGGCCCAGGTGATGGAGATCTACGGCCGGGTGACCACGTCGACCGCCGAGCTGAACGCGATAGAGCGCGAGCTGACCGGGGTGCCGATCGAGGTGCCCACGCAGGAGGACGGCACCGCCGAGGCCGCGGACACCTCCGTGCCCGTTCAGGACGGCACGGTATGA
- a CDS encoding PhnE/PtxC family ABC transporter permease: protein MTTIEAPRAAGPGPGPGSGVTERAPRRPVPVAKISGGVLIVAMLGFSVYSLTTLDFSWHNIVSSARNATKVFHQMDPLSIPGPKDLFYLIGLTLGIVLLGTLIAALISVPVAWIAAENTTPAPWLRPVGRAIGVVTRAIPDVVIALALSLIFVLGSPLPGIVAIGIHSIGMISKLFADAIEQSDDGPRLAIRAAGGSRAQEFWSGVFPQVLPSWIATVLHRFDINLRGSAILGYAGVGGLGYAMSIAFEDFPQGYGRGLGIALVIFVLCVVLEIISSTIRRSLLGIQPVGNSLGDRIGRARARNRPAPEPTASSQVIAASVESMTKRPWTRDRVRNTSWLLAALALAVGSYFMAHVNFGDITWSYVRPTLKSFWPPNFGNHDFSEFANALLITIEVAFSAAVLSLVFALVFGSLAARNVAPNGHVRSAFRVLLVIFRGVPELVLAIFLIMVTGLGNQAGVVALAFGGVGLLGKLIADSFEEVPAGPERALTAAGATRGQRYLAATWTQGLPSLISNSLYLVDTNIRAATILGIVGGSGVGFYLTNASPVLKLHGQVTTLVIMVFVTVLVVEGIATWLRRVFR, encoded by the coding sequence ATGACCACGATCGAGGCGCCGCGGGCGGCGGGCCCAGGGCCTGGGCCGGGGTCCGGCGTCACGGAGCGGGCGCCCCGCCGTCCGGTCCCGGTCGCCAAGATCTCCGGTGGCGTCCTCATCGTCGCGATGCTCGGCTTCTCGGTCTACTCCCTGACCACGCTCGACTTCTCGTGGCACAACATCGTGTCGAGCGCCCGGAACGCCACGAAGGTGTTCCACCAGATGGACCCGCTCAGCATCCCGGGCCCGAAGGACCTGTTCTACCTGATCGGGCTCACGCTGGGCATCGTTCTGCTCGGGACGCTGATCGCCGCTCTCATCTCCGTCCCGGTGGCGTGGATCGCGGCCGAGAACACGACTCCGGCCCCCTGGCTGCGCCCGGTCGGCCGGGCGATCGGCGTCGTGACCCGCGCGATCCCCGACGTCGTCATCGCGCTCGCGCTCTCGCTGATCTTCGTCCTCGGCAGCCCGCTGCCCGGCATCGTCGCGATCGGCATCCACTCGATCGGCATGATCTCCAAGCTGTTCGCCGACGCGATCGAGCAGAGCGACGACGGCCCGCGTCTCGCCATCCGCGCGGCCGGCGGGTCGCGGGCGCAGGAGTTCTGGTCCGGCGTCTTCCCGCAGGTGCTGCCGTCGTGGATCGCGACCGTTCTGCATCGTTTCGACATCAACCTTCGCGGCTCGGCCATCCTCGGGTACGCCGGGGTGGGCGGCCTCGGCTACGCGATGAGCATCGCCTTCGAGGACTTCCCGCAGGGATACGGCCGCGGCCTCGGCATCGCGCTCGTCATCTTCGTGCTCTGCGTCGTCCTGGAGATCATCTCGTCGACGATCCGCCGCAGCCTGCTTGGCATCCAGCCCGTCGGCAACAGCCTCGGTGACCGCATCGGGCGGGCCCGGGCCAGGAACCGCCCCGCGCCCGAGCCGACGGCCAGCAGTCAGGTCATCGCCGCCAGCGTCGAGTCGATGACGAAGCGACCGTGGACCCGGGACCGGGTCCGCAACACGAGCTGGCTGCTCGCGGCGCTCGCGCTCGCCGTCGGCAGCTACTTCATGGCGCACGTCAACTTCGGCGACATCACCTGGAGCTACGTCCGCCCGACGCTCAAGAGCTTCTGGCCGCCGAACTTCGGCAACCACGACTTCAGCGAGTTCGCGAACGCGCTGCTCATCACCATCGAGGTGGCGTTCAGCGCCGCCGTCCTCTCGCTCGTCTTCGCGCTGGTCTTCGGCTCCCTCGCCGCCCGCAACGTCGCTCCGAACGGGCACGTGCGCAGCGCCTTCCGGGTGCTTCTCGTGATCTTCCGCGGGGTGCCCGAACTGGTGCTCGCGATCTTCCTGATCATGGTCACCGGCCTCGGCAACCAGGCGGGGGTCGTCGCGCTGGCGTTCGGCGGGGTCGGCCTGCTCGGCAAGCTCATCGCCGACTCGTTCGAGGAGGTGCCGGCCGGGCCGGAGCGCGCGCTCACCGCGGCGGGCGCGACCAGGGGCCAGCGCTACCTCGCGGCGACCTGGACGCAGGGTCTGCCGTCGTTGATCAGCAACTCGCTGTACCTGGTCGACACCAACATCCGGGCGGCGACGATTCTCGGCATCGTCGGCGGCAGCGGCGTCGGCTTCTACCTGACGAACGCCTCGCCCGTGCTGAAGCTGCACGGCCAGGTGACGACCCTCGTGATCATGGTGTTCGTCACCGTGCTCGTCGTCGAGGGCATCGCCACCTGGCTGCGGCGGGTCTTCCGCTGA